Proteins found in one Synechococcus sp. MU1643 genomic segment:
- a CDS encoding response regulator transcription factor, with product MNADPLLLLAGPSAVSLVPRLAASGYATLDWLSAGPSAHAPEPGESPVAAVLAADQSALIQDLRSRFGGMPILLDLERDSVEARAACLGTGADDFWLSEIGPSDLLLRLRLHRTIQKRSGHRPALLQLDDLSVDPTTRTVQRGERVVALTAREFMLLQVLFRRRGQVLSRELLLQEVWQGKSSSSNVVEVYVRYLRQKLEAGGERRLLYTVRGRGYCLGQVMPEV from the coding sequence GTGTCACTGGTGCCTCGACTGGCCGCATCTGGATACGCCACCCTTGATTGGCTTAGTGCAGGGCCCTCAGCCCATGCCCCTGAACCGGGTGAATCACCTGTGGCTGCAGTGCTGGCGGCTGATCAGTCCGCATTGATTCAAGACCTGCGCAGCCGTTTCGGGGGTATGCCGATCCTGTTGGATCTGGAACGGGACAGCGTTGAGGCCCGCGCCGCTTGCCTGGGAACCGGTGCCGACGATTTCTGGCTTTCGGAGATCGGGCCCAGCGATCTGTTGCTTCGTCTGCGCTTGCACCGCACGATTCAAAAGCGGTCAGGTCACCGACCGGCGCTGCTTCAGCTTGACGATCTCAGCGTTGATCCCACCACCCGAACGGTGCAGCGGGGAGAACGCGTGGTGGCTTTGACGGCTCGGGAATTCATGCTGTTGCAGGTGCTGTTTCGGCGGCGGGGCCAGGTGTTGAGCCGCGAGCTGTTGCTTCAGGAGGTGTGGCAGGGGAAGAGTTCCAGCAGCAATGTTGTTGAGGTGTATGTGCGCTACTTGCGTCAGAAGCTGGAGGCCGGTGGTGAGCGCCGTTTGCTCTACACCGTGCGCGGCCGGGGTTACTGCCTCGGCCAGGTGATGCCGGAGGTTTGA